Proteins from one Mugil cephalus isolate CIBA_MC_2020 chromosome 15, CIBA_Mcephalus_1.1, whole genome shotgun sequence genomic window:
- the neu3.1 gene encoding sialidase-3.1, protein MGNKASKSGSGEEPVKTTLFERELSGITYRIPALIYLRQSHTFLAFAEKRSSFRDHDAKILVMRRGTLKDDGSVQWSSSQDLSTACLAGYRTMNPCPVYEKNNKTLFLFFICIWGTTTENNQILTGKNKTRLCCVSSNDDGQTWSQATDLTESVIGDTYHKWATFAVGPGHGVQLENGRLIIPAYAYYIPYRCCSFPIPFTVHPHALSVYSDDFGQTWHVGKMLQKKSCECEMAEIIDHEGRSHLYCNARNSGGHRCEALSENSGVYFDKPHIARELVEQCYGCQGSVIGFPAPEFVPNDDAESKACGTSLLSPDTQTWLLFMHPTNKSSRKDMGVYLNRSPLHSSGWDRPKIIHRGPSGYSDLAYNGDRDQFSCLMECGKESELEQIAFMSFSLNDVMQTGSKKDKKMR, encoded by the exons ATGGGGAACAAGGCGTCAAAGAGTGGCAGCGGAGAAGAACCagtcaaaacaactttatttgaAAGGGAGTTAAGCGGAATAACATACAGAATTCCTGCTCTGATCTACCTGAGGCAGAGTCACACCTTCCTTGCCTTTGCAGAGAAAAGATCCTCGTTCCGTGACCATGATGCCAAAATTCTCGTTATGAGAAGAGGAACGCTAAAAGACGACGGATCTGTTCAG tgGTCATCCAGTCAGGATCTCTCAACAGCATGTCTGGCAGGCTATCGCACAATGAATCCTTGCCCAgtgtatgaaaaaaacaacaaaacactgtttttgtttttcatctgcatcTGGGGAACCACTACAGAGAATAATCAGATCCTCACAGGTAAGAATAAGACACGTCTTTGCTGTGTTAGCAGCAACGATGATGGGCAAACTTGGAGTCAAGCCACAGACTTAACAGAGAGCGTGATTGGTGACACTTACCACAAGTGGGCCACATTCGCTGTGGGTCCAGGCCACGGTGTTCAGCTAGAAAACGGCAGACTGATCATCCCTGCGTACGCCTATTACATCCCTTACAGATGCTGCTCCTTCCCCATTCCTTTTACTGTCCATCCACACGCTCTGTCAGTGTATAGTGATGACTTTGGACAGACATGGCATGTAGGGAAGATGCTTCAAAAGAAatcatgtgaatgtgaaatggCAGAGATCATAGACCACGAGGGTAGGAGTCATCTTTACTGCAATGCTCGCAACTCTGGGGGCCACAGATGTGAGGCCCTGAGTGAAAACAGTGGCGTCTACTTTGACAAACCACACATTGCTAGGGAGCTGGTTGAACAATGCTACGGCTGTCAAGGCAGCGTCATTGGCTTTCCTGCCCCTGAATTTGTCCCAAATGATGATGCCGAGAGCAAAGCTTGTGGCACATCTCTCCTGTctccagacacacaaacctggCTCCTCTTCATGCATCCAACTAACAAGTCCAGCAGGAAGGACATGGGCGTGTACTTGAACCGATCTCCGCTTCACTCATCAGGATGGGACAGGCCCAAGATCATCCACAGAGGACCCAGCGGCTACTCTGACCTGGCCTACAACGGGGACAGGGATCAGTTTTCGTGCCTGATGGAGTGCGGGAAAGAGAGTGAACTTGAACAGATTGCATTCATGTCCTTCTCCCTCAATGATGTCATGCAGACGGGCAgtaagaaagacaagaaaatgcGCTGA